Proteins encoded in a region of the Flavobacterium sp. MDT1-60 genome:
- a CDS encoding GntR family transcriptional regulator, translating into MNIISIQSNLGLPKYKQIILSIEKAIEDGKLVKGDRLPSVNKVCLAFSLSRDTVLLGYDELKKRGIIYAIPGKGYYVKSIEIAIKQKIFLLFDELNIFKEDIYNSFLKNIGKNVQVDIFFHHFNSQVFQKLINDSNGNYTKYIIMPTNLTDIVNLIKTLPVNDVIILDQTNPTLRLYPAIYQNHEKDIFEGLLKAKSRLGKYKKLILIFPGFREPLGMKLGFEAFCAEYHFESEIITEFTDREITLGDLYIIPNDRDLVAVIENARNQNLKLGSDFGIISYNETPLKKVVANGISTISTHFEMMGKILAEMVIKGNNVQIENKSSLIMRNSL; encoded by the coding sequence ATGAATATAATTTCCATTCAAAGCAATCTTGGTTTGCCAAAATATAAACAGATTATTCTTTCAATTGAAAAAGCAATTGAGGATGGGAAATTGGTTAAAGGAGATCGGCTTCCATCGGTCAATAAAGTCTGTTTGGCTTTTTCGTTATCACGTGATACCGTTTTGTTAGGCTATGATGAATTGAAAAAAAGAGGGATAATTTACGCCATTCCCGGTAAGGGATATTACGTGAAAAGCATTGAAATTGCTATAAAACAGAAGATATTTTTACTTTTTGATGAACTAAATATTTTCAAGGAAGATATCTATAATTCATTTTTAAAAAACATTGGAAAAAATGTTCAGGTTGATATTTTCTTTCATCATTTCAATTCTCAGGTGTTTCAAAAATTGATAAATGACAGCAATGGGAATTATACGAAATATATTATCATGCCAACCAATTTGACCGATATAGTCAATTTGATAAAAACCCTACCAGTAAATGATGTAATTATTTTAGATCAGACCAATCCCACTTTAAGATTGTATCCGGCCATTTATCAAAATCATGAAAAAGACATTTTTGAAGGATTGCTAAAAGCAAAATCGAGATTAGGCAAATACAAAAAATTGATTCTGATTTTCCCGGGATTCAGAGAGCCGCTTGGAATGAAATTAGGCTTTGAAGCTTTTTGCGCGGAGTACCATTTTGAGTCTGAAATTATAACCGAATTTACCGATCGTGAAATTACTTTAGGAGATCTCTATATTATTCCGAATGATCGTGATTTAGTTGCTGTAATTGAAAATGCCAGAAATCAGAATTTGAAACTAGGTTCTGATTTTGGAATTATATCCTATAATGAAACACCTTTGAAAAAAGTAGTAGCCAATGGTATTAGTACAATTTCGACCCATTTTGAGATGATGGGAAAAATTTTAGCCGAAATGGTTATTAAGGGAAATAACGTACAAATCGAAAATAAATCATCTCTTATTATGCGAAATTCCTTGTGA
- a CDS encoding aldose epimerase family protein, translating into MEIKQISHFQDQSDCKLFGLMSDNEEIHSFELTNKNGMKVQLINYGATVTSLKVPASNGKLVDVVLGFDTLESYLSSYNLPSAPYFGTTVGRYAGRISKGRFTLNNETFQLAGNNNGNTLHGGNIGFGKRVWNVTDLTGGENPSITFSLLSEDSDENFPGELHVYLTYTLTEENELKLEYKATTTRDTVINLTHHSYFNLDGHDTSVLGQQMYIDASKMLETDSNNIPTGKFTALSNHAFDFRTPKTCPSSIDNSFVIESQNKVAAQLFSEKNNLQMSVYTDQPSVHIYVGGNCFDILQGKENTKYHATSGICFETQNFPDAPNQAHFPNSVLKKGDEYRQTTVYKFDRIN; encoded by the coding sequence ATGGAAATAAAACAAATATCGCATTTTCAAGATCAGTCTGACTGTAAATTGTTTGGTTTAATGTCTGATAACGAAGAAATTCATTCTTTCGAATTGACTAATAAAAATGGAATGAAAGTTCAGCTTATCAATTATGGAGCAACGGTTACTTCTTTAAAAGTTCCTGCTTCAAACGGAAAACTGGTCGATGTTGTTTTAGGTTTTGATACTTTAGAATCTTATTTATCTTCTTATAATTTACCGAGCGCTCCTTATTTCGGAACCACAGTTGGCCGCTATGCAGGAAGAATTAGTAAAGGTCGTTTTACTTTAAACAATGAAACATTTCAGCTGGCTGGCAATAATAATGGTAATACCTTACATGGAGGAAATATAGGTTTTGGAAAAAGAGTTTGGAATGTAACCGACTTAACTGGTGGGGAAAATCCATCGATAACTTTTAGCCTTTTAAGTGAAGATTCTGATGAAAATTTCCCGGGAGAATTACATGTTTATCTAACTTATACTTTAACCGAAGAAAACGAACTAAAGCTGGAATACAAGGCTACAACTACAAGAGATACGGTTATTAATTTAACACATCATAGTTATTTCAACCTTGACGGTCACGATACTTCGGTATTAGGTCAGCAAATGTATATTGATGCTTCTAAAATGTTAGAAACAGATTCTAACAATATTCCAACAGGAAAATTTACAGCTCTTTCTAATCATGCTTTCGATTTCAGAACACCTAAAACCTGTCCTTCTTCAATCGATAATTCTTTTGTAATTGAATCTCAGAATAAAGTTGCTGCTCAATTATTCAGTGAGAAAAACAATTTACAAATGAGTGTTTACACAGATCAGCCAAGTGTACATATATATGTAGGCGGAAATTGTTTTGATATCCTTCAAGGAAAAGAAAACACAAAATATCATGCAACAAGCGGAATTTGTTTTGAAACCCAAAATTTTCCGGATGCGCCAAATCAGGCTCATTTCCCAAATTCAGTTTTGAAAAAAGGCGATGAATACCGTCAGACAACAGTTTATAAATTTGATCGTATTAATTAA
- the galK gene encoding galactokinase produces MNDILIQNTTAFFEKSFGSVPQKIVLSPGRINIIGEHIDYNDGYVLPAAIDKVICFAFEKNNTQKSKIIAIDLNEEFELDLTEPIQLCDVVWTNYIRGVVKQLQDNGFSFEGFNCVFSSNIPVGSGLSSSAALECGTLFGIKELFGLKIEKVDIALMGQKAEHWVGINCGIMDQFSSVHGLENKVIKLDCNTLEFEYHDADFKDYSVILFDSNVKHSLFTSEYNTRRLECEEGLSIIKKHFPEVKSFRDCSEEQLLSIQDQFTPVVFKRVHFVVKEINRVIKACEALDKGNIKLLGQLLFETHYGLSQEYEVSCEELDMLVDTAKSDDSIIGARVMGGGFGGCTINLVKKGDENEVKRKFSKLYLDTFGIELKFYDVKISNGTTLL; encoded by the coding sequence ATGAATGACATTTTAATACAAAACACGACAGCATTTTTTGAGAAATCGTTCGGATCTGTTCCTCAAAAAATTGTACTTTCTCCCGGAAGAATAAACATTATTGGAGAACACATTGATTACAACGACGGTTATGTTTTACCAGCCGCAATTGACAAAGTAATTTGCTTTGCTTTTGAAAAAAACAACACTCAAAAATCTAAAATAATCGCCATCGATTTAAATGAAGAATTTGAACTTGATTTAACAGAACCAATCCAATTATGCGATGTTGTTTGGACCAATTATATTCGTGGTGTTGTCAAACAACTTCAGGACAATGGATTTTCGTTTGAAGGTTTCAACTGTGTTTTCAGCAGTAATATTCCGGTTGGTTCCGGTTTGTCTTCTTCGGCAGCTTTAGAGTGCGGAACGCTTTTCGGAATCAAGGAACTTTTCGGTTTAAAAATTGAAAAAGTTGATATCGCCTTAATGGGGCAAAAAGCGGAACATTGGGTAGGAATTAATTGTGGAATCATGGATCAGTTTTCGAGCGTACACGGACTTGAAAACAAAGTAATCAAATTAGATTGCAATACATTGGAATTTGAATATCACGATGCTGATTTCAAAGATTATTCAGTCATTTTATTTGATAGTAATGTAAAACATTCGCTTTTTACTTCTGAATATAATACGAGAAGATTAGAATGTGAAGAAGGATTATCAATTATTAAAAAACACTTTCCGGAAGTAAAAAGTTTCAGGGATTGTTCTGAAGAGCAACTTTTGAGTATTCAGGATCAATTTACACCGGTTGTTTTTAAGAGAGTTCATTTTGTTGTAAAAGAAATTAACCGTGTTATTAAAGCATGTGAGGCACTGGACAAAGGAAATATAAAACTTTTAGGACAATTGCTTTTTGAAACGCATTATGGTTTGTCGCAGGAATATGAAGTAAGTTGTGAAGAGTTAGATATGCTTGTAGATACCGCAAAATCTGACGATTCGATCATTGGAGCGCGTGTAATGGGTGGCGGATTTGGTGGTTGTACCATAAATTTAGTTAAAAAAGGAGATGAAAATGAGGTAAAACGTAAATTTTCAAAACTTTATTTAGATACATTTGGAATTGAATTAAAATTCTATGATGTAAAAATCTCAAATGGAACAACACTACTTTAA
- a CDS encoding UDP-glucose--hexose-1-phosphate uridylyltransferase — MKNFDINEDPHRRFNPLLNEWVLVSPHRAKRPWQGQNETIATEALPKYDSTCYLCPGNVRANGVSNPKYDSSFVFENDFAAMKQEEIIFEEDIKHTFFKAKPEQGISRVVCFSPRHDLTLPEMDLDGIENIIRTWQKEYTDLGNIKYINHVQIFENKGSVMGCSNPHPHGQIWAQSSLPTQVEKTHHSLKAYYDKNKRTLLEDYLQAELRSGSRIVIENDYFVALVPFWAIWPYETMILSKRAISKITDFTEGEVRSYAKILKQLTIKYDNLFSTSFPYSSGIHQAPTDGLEHPEWHFHMHFYPPLLRSATVKKFMVGYEMLGESQRDITPEKSAEILRQQSDVHYKSKAAVREKVESK; from the coding sequence ATGAAAAATTTTGACATTAACGAAGACCCTCACAGACGCTTCAATCCTCTACTTAACGAATGGGTGCTAGTATCACCTCATCGTGCAAAACGCCCTTGGCAGGGACAAAATGAAACTATTGCCACAGAGGCTTTACCAAAATATGATTCAACTTGTTATTTATGTCCCGGTAATGTTCGGGCCAATGGCGTAAGTAATCCGAAATACGACAGTAGTTTCGTTTTCGAAAATGATTTTGCTGCCATGAAACAGGAAGAAATTATTTTTGAAGAAGACATTAAACACACTTTTTTTAAGGCAAAACCAGAACAGGGAATTTCCAGAGTCGTTTGTTTTTCTCCAAGACACGATCTTACTTTACCCGAAATGGATCTTGACGGAATTGAAAATATCATTAGAACCTGGCAAAAAGAGTATACCGATTTAGGGAATATAAAATACATCAACCACGTTCAGATTTTTGAAAATAAAGGAAGCGTTATGGGGTGTAGTAACCCGCATCCGCACGGCCAAATCTGGGCACAATCATCATTGCCAACTCAGGTTGAAAAAACGCATCATAGCCTAAAAGCCTATTATGATAAAAACAAAAGAACACTTCTTGAAGATTATCTTCAGGCCGAATTAAGATCAGGAAGTCGTATCGTTATCGAAAACGATTATTTTGTGGCTTTGGTTCCGTTCTGGGCGATCTGGCCTTACGAAACTATGATTCTGAGTAAAAGAGCAATCTCAAAAATTACTGATTTTACAGAAGGTGAAGTACGTTCTTATGCTAAAATTTTAAAGCAGCTCACAATTAAGTACGATAATTTATTCAGCACTTCTTTCCCTTATTCATCAGGAATTCATCAGGCTCCTACAGATGGTTTAGAACATCCTGAATGGCATTTCCATATGCACTTTTATCCGCCTTTGCTTCGATCTGCAACGGTTAAAAAATTCATGGTGGGTTACGAAATGTTAGGCGAGTCGCAACGTGATATTACACCTGAAAAAAGCGCCGAGATTTTAAGGCAACAATCAGATGTGCATTACAAAAGTAAAGCGGCAGTTCGTGAAAAAGTTGAATCGAAATAA
- a CDS encoding sodium/sugar symporter: protein MNQNLAFADYAVFIIYFIVVSVYGYTVYSKRKKDEHDAKAYFLAEGNLTWWAIGASLIASNISAEQFIGMSGEGFFLGIAVAAYEWLAAVALIIVAVWFIPVYLKNKIYTMPQFLKTRYNESTALIMAVFWLFLYVFVNLTSILYLGAVAINGLAGGEYLHVIMIGLALFALIISLGGMKVVAYTDVIQVAVLIIGGLVTSYIALITVGEKLGISSSAIEGFKVLMREAPEHFKMIIPRPTATSSQLEIDKYLTFPGLMSYLAGIWIINLNYWGCNQYITQRALGADLQTARTGILFAGMLKLLMPLIVMLPGIAAYVLYQNGHLPQLVGGKDGAYSAVLTFLPTGLKGLSVAALTAAIVASLAGKVNSISTIYTLDIHKKYIQKEAGEKQQVNIGRIAVFAAMLLAVLFTWNDILGIGGVGGFTYIQKYTGFISPGVFAMFFLGMFWKRTTGTAAIVGVILGFVLSVLFNEYAPMLFGNETLLYTAWPTGKVIGGVPVYEIPFHICMGLSFFFTMLAMIGISFAGPKVNPKAFEIDSEMFKVKPQTTVLIVITLLIIVALYVKFW, encoded by the coding sequence ATGAACCAGAACCTTGCTTTCGCAGATTATGCGGTTTTTATTATTTATTTCATCGTAGTTTCGGTCTACGGTTATACAGTTTACAGTAAGCGTAAAAAAGACGAACATGATGCTAAAGCTTACTTTTTAGCTGAAGGAAATTTAACGTGGTGGGCTATTGGAGCTTCGTTAATTGCCTCAAACATTTCAGCTGAACAATTTATCGGAATGAGCGGTGAAGGTTTCTTTTTAGGAATTGCCGTTGCAGCTTATGAATGGCTTGCTGCTGTTGCTTTGATTATTGTAGCAGTGTGGTTTATTCCTGTTTATCTTAAAAATAAGATTTACACCATGCCTCAATTCTTAAAAACACGTTACAACGAATCTACTGCTTTGATTATGGCGGTTTTCTGGTTGTTTTTATATGTATTTGTAAACTTAACTTCTATCCTATATTTAGGAGCTGTTGCTATTAATGGTTTAGCCGGAGGAGAATATCTTCACGTAATCATGATCGGACTGGCTTTATTTGCTTTAATTATTTCTCTTGGAGGAATGAAAGTTGTTGCTTATACAGACGTTATTCAGGTGGCGGTTTTAATTATTGGTGGACTTGTAACTTCTTATATTGCATTGATAACCGTTGGAGAAAAGTTAGGAATAAGTAGCAGCGCAATTGAAGGTTTCAAAGTCTTAATGAGAGAAGCTCCTGAGCATTTTAAAATGATTATTCCAAGGCCAACTGCTACTTCATCTCAACTTGAAATTGACAAATACTTAACTTTCCCTGGTTTGATGTCTTACCTTGCCGGTATCTGGATTATCAACTTAAACTATTGGGGATGTAACCAATATATCACACAAAGAGCATTAGGTGCCGACTTGCAAACGGCTCGTACGGGTATTTTATTTGCTGGTATGTTAAAATTATTAATGCCTTTAATCGTAATGTTGCCAGGTATTGCTGCTTACGTTTTATACCAAAATGGGCATTTACCACAATTAGTTGGAGGAAAAGATGGAGCTTATTCTGCAGTATTGACATTCTTGCCAACTGGTTTAAAAGGACTTTCTGTAGCAGCTTTGACTGCTGCAATTGTAGCTTCATTGGCTGGAAAAGTAAACAGTATCTCGACTATTTATACGTTAGATATTCATAAAAAATACATCCAAAAAGAAGCGGGTGAAAAACAACAGGTAAATATTGGTAGAATTGCCGTTTTTGCTGCAATGCTTTTAGCTGTATTATTTACATGGAATGATATTTTAGGAATTGGCGGAGTTGGTGGATTCACTTACATCCAAAAATATACAGGTTTTATTAGCCCTGGTGTATTTGCTATGTTCTTCCTTGGTATGTTCTGGAAAAGAACTACCGGAACTGCAGCAATTGTGGGTGTAATTTTAGGATTTGTATTATCCGTTTTATTCAATGAATATGCTCCAATGTTATTCGGAAACGAAACTTTACTATATACCGCATGGCCTACTGGAAAAGTTATAGGCGGTGTTCCTGTATACGAAATTCCTTTCCACATTTGTATGGGATTATCATTCTTCTTTACAATGTTAGCGATGATTGGAATCAGTTTTGCTGGTCCAAAAGTGAACCCTAAAGCGTTTGAAATAGACTCTGAAATGTTTAAAGTAAAACCACAAACTACAGTTTTAATCGTAATTACATTATTGATTATTGTGGCTTTGTATGTTAAATTCTGGTAG
- a CDS encoding NAD(P)/FAD-dependent oxidoreductase → MTKEFVDVLVIGAGPSGCVSASYLHKNNIKIKVVEKTKFPRLVVGESLIPRVMDHFAEAELFECLDAMNFEKKLGARFIRGEEICVFDFSQKFGEGWDWTWQVPRADFDNTMAQEVVRKGIDLEFETEVLEVSFEGKNSKTIVKDKDGNLKEIHAKFIIDSSGYGRVLPRLLDLDTPSKLDPHSSIFTHVKDINRPEGEEGTQISFDILETEVWLWVIPFSNGNTSLGVVGPTDFINSLSENKDNAEALRNAIQMSDYYIQRFKGTEFLFEPVKLENYSRAVKRMYGDGFALTGNSSEFLDPVFSSGVAFATESGMLAAKLYIKESQGIEVDWEVEFTEYMKRGIAVFTTYVKEWYTGNLQTLFFHQPENLEVKEKICSVLAGYVWNEENPFVKKHDHVIKNMAYLLNMQKEQSPE, encoded by the coding sequence ATGACAAAGGAGTTTGTTGATGTTTTAGTGATTGGTGCAGGACCTTCAGGATGCGTTTCGGCATCTTATCTTCATAAAAATAATATTAAGATAAAAGTGGTGGAGAAAACAAAATTTCCAAGACTTGTGGTCGGCGAAAGCCTTATTCCGCGAGTGATGGATCATTTTGCGGAAGCGGAACTTTTTGAATGTCTCGATGCGATGAATTTTGAGAAAAAACTCGGGGCTCGTTTTATTAGGGGAGAAGAAATTTGTGTTTTCGATTTCAGTCAGAAATTTGGAGAGGGCTGGGATTGGACCTGGCAAGTGCCAAGAGCAGATTTTGACAACACTATGGCGCAGGAAGTCGTTAGAAAAGGAATAGACTTAGAATTTGAAACTGAGGTTTTGGAAGTTTCTTTTGAAGGAAAAAATTCGAAAACCATTGTAAAAGACAAAGACGGAAATTTAAAAGAAATTCACGCAAAATTTATTATTGATTCCAGTGGATATGGACGTGTTTTGCCAAGACTTTTAGATTTGGATACACCGTCAAAATTAGATCCGCATTCTTCAATATTTACACATGTAAAAGACATTAACAGACCAGAAGGCGAAGAAGGAACTCAAATTTCATTTGACATTCTGGAAACTGAAGTTTGGTTATGGGTAATTCCGTTTTCGAATGGAAACACTAGTTTAGGAGTTGTTGGGCCTACTGATTTTATTAATTCGCTTTCAGAAAATAAAGATAATGCCGAGGCTTTGCGAAATGCAATTCAGATGTCGGATTATTATATCCAAAGATTTAAAGGAACCGAGTTTCTATTTGAACCGGTAAAACTGGAAAATTATTCAAGAGCAGTGAAAAGAATGTACGGTGATGGTTTTGCATTAACCGGAAACAGTTCTGAATTCTTAGATCCGGTTTTTTCATCGGGAGTTGCATTTGCAACCGAATCGGGAATGTTGGCAGCAAAATTATATATTAAAGAATCACAAGGAATTGAAGTAGACTGGGAAGTTGAATTTACGGAATACATGAAAAGAGGAATAGCTGTTTTTACCACTTACGTGAAAGAATGGTATACCGGAAACCTTCAGACTTTGTTTTTTCATCAACCTGAAAATCTGGAAGTGAAAGAAAAAATTTGCTCAGTATTAGCCGGATATGTCTGGAATGAAGAAAACCCTTTTGTAAAAAAACACGATCATGTGATTAAGAATATGGCTTATTTACTGAATATGCAAAAAGAACAAAGCCCTGAATAA
- the hutH gene encoding histidine ammonia-lyase: MNTINEYLSLGEFEAIIFGNNKVTISNVVLNRVNESFNFLKEFSGNKIIYGVNTGFGPMAQYKIKESDQIQLQYNLIRSHSSGTGKPLSPVCAKAAILARLNTLSLGNSGVHPSVIHLMAELINRDITPLIFEHGGVGASGDLVQLSHLALVLIGEGEVFYKGERRPTPEVFEIEGLKPIQVEIREGLALINGTSVMTGIGVVNVHHANKLLDWSLKCSCAINELVQAYDDHFSAELNQTKRHKGQQEVASRMRKNLSDSTLIRKREDHLYSGENTEEIFKEKVQEYYSLRCVPQILGPVLETINNVASILEDEFNSANDNPIIDVKNKHVYHGGNFHGDYISLEMDKLKIVITKLTMLAERQLNYLLNSKINEILPPFVNLGTLGFNFGMQGVQFTATSTTAESQMLSNPMYVHSIPNNNDNQDIVSMGTNAAVITSKVIENAFEVLSIEMITIVQAIDYLNQKDKISSVTKKWYDDVRNIIPVFKEDQVMYPFVQKVKDYLIDN; encoded by the coding sequence ATGAATACAATTAATGAATATTTAAGTTTAGGAGAATTCGAAGCCATTATTTTTGGAAATAACAAAGTTACAATCAGCAATGTAGTTTTAAATCGGGTAAACGAAAGCTTTAACTTTCTGAAAGAATTTTCAGGAAATAAAATAATATATGGTGTAAATACTGGTTTTGGACCAATGGCTCAATATAAAATTAAAGAGTCAGACCAAATTCAGCTGCAATATAATTTAATCAGAAGCCACTCTTCAGGAACCGGAAAACCATTGAGTCCGGTTTGTGCAAAAGCAGCAATTTTAGCTCGTTTGAATACGCTTTCATTAGGAAATTCAGGAGTTCATCCTTCAGTAATTCACCTTATGGCAGAATTAATCAACAGAGATATTACGCCACTGATTTTTGAGCACGGCGGTGTTGGTGCGAGCGGTGATTTAGTGCAATTATCACACTTAGCTTTGGTCTTAATTGGCGAAGGCGAAGTTTTTTATAAAGGAGAAAGAAGACCAACTCCTGAAGTTTTTGAAATTGAAGGCTTAAAACCGATTCAGGTAGAAATTAGGGAAGGTTTGGCTTTGATCAACGGAACTTCGGTTATGACCGGAATTGGTGTTGTTAATGTACATCATGCCAACAAATTATTAGACTGGTCTTTAAAATGTTCTTGCGCCATCAACGAATTGGTTCAGGCCTATGACGATCATTTTTCGGCAGAATTAAACCAAACCAAACGTCATAAAGGACAACAGGAAGTAGCTTCAAGAATGAGAAAAAATCTTTCTGACAGTACTTTAATCCGTAAAAGAGAAGATCATTTATATTCCGGAGAAAACACTGAGGAAATCTTCAAGGAAAAAGTTCAGGAATATTATTCATTGCGTTGTGTGCCTCAAATTTTAGGCCCGGTTTTAGAAACAATCAATAATGTTGCTTCGATTTTAGAAGACGAATTTAACTCGGCAAACGACAACCCAATTATCGACGTAAAAAACAAACACGTTTATCATGGAGGTAATTTCCATGGCGATTATATTTCGCTTGAAATGGACAAACTAAAAATCGTTATTACCAAATTAACAATGCTCGCAGAACGTCAATTGAATTATTTATTGAATTCAAAAATCAACGAAATTCTTCCTCCATTTGTTAATTTAGGAACATTAGGATTTAATTTCGGAATGCAGGGCGTTCAGTTTACAGCAACCTCAACAACTGCCGAAAGCCAAATGTTGTCTAATCCAATGTACGTTCATAGTATCCCGAACAACAATGACAATCAGGATATTGTAAGTATGGGAACAAACGCTGCCGTGATTACCTCAAAAGTAATCGAAAACGCTTTTGAAGTTTTGAGCATCGAAATGATCACGATTGTTCAGGCAATTGATTATTTAAATCAAAAAGATAAAATTTCATCGGTTACTAAAAAATGGTACGATGATGTTCGAAATATAATTCCAGTATTTAAAGAAGATCAGGTAATGTATCCTTTTGTTCAAAAAGTAAAAGATTACTTGATCGATAATTAG
- a CDS encoding WG repeat-containing protein, whose translation MALVKKNSKIGYISKNGDFKIEPKYKSAKSFSEGLAAAEENGKWGFIDTKGTWVIPADFKDAKDFNSGIAVVQKDKDWVYINTKGEIQKAPASDKVFDFKDGVAFIRQNDKVGLINSKMTVVLEPKYDQIKAFENGFARVESNKKWGIINSAGKEVVEPTYDEIGNYFKNTSWARKDKTFGIVSDGKFIPVDGAEKIWDFETQDLTFAKKNGKIGFIDLKGNWVITPIYDKAKAFSKNLAPVCVGSKWGYINPKAEFVIEPTYSDAEVFSSNGLAPVKEKNWGFINETGKIVIPTQYGITTNGIIAMFVQQDKGFIDGVARVKNEGKWGFLKPDGTVVSNQWFENAELFSKSEKKEIVETAAEKPKQETKQAKPATKSAAKPAVKKKK comes from the coding sequence TTGGCCTTAGTTAAAAAAAATTCGAAAATTGGATATATTTCCAAAAACGGAGATTTTAAGATTGAGCCAAAATACAAATCGGCAAAGAGCTTTTCCGAAGGTTTGGCGGCTGCAGAAGAAAATGGAAAATGGGGATTCATTGATACAAAAGGAACCTGGGTAATTCCAGCTGATTTTAAAGATGCCAAAGATTTTAACAGCGGAATAGCCGTTGTTCAAAAAGATAAGGATTGGGTTTATATCAATACAAAAGGAGAAATTCAAAAAGCACCGGCTTCTGATAAAGTATTTGATTTTAAAGATGGTGTTGCTTTTATCAGACAAAACGATAAAGTTGGATTGATCAATTCAAAAATGACAGTTGTTCTGGAACCGAAATACGATCAGATCAAAGCTTTTGAAAATGGTTTTGCCAGAGTTGAAAGCAATAAAAAATGGGGAATTATAAATTCTGCCGGAAAAGAAGTTGTAGAACCAACTTATGATGAAATAGGCAATTATTTTAAAAATACAAGCTGGGCAAGAAAGGATAAAACTTTCGGAATTGTAAGTGACGGAAAATTTATTCCGGTTGACGGAGCAGAAAAAATCTGGGATTTTGAAACACAAGATTTGACCTTTGCCAAAAAGAACGGAAAAATTGGATTCATTGACTTAAAAGGAAATTGGGTAATTACTCCTATATATGATAAAGCGAAAGCATTCTCAAAAAATTTAGCTCCGGTTTGTGTGGGTTCTAAATGGGGATACATCAACCCAAAAGCAGAATTTGTAATTGAACCGACTTATAGCGATGCCGAAGTTTTTAGCTCAAACGGACTGGCTCCGGTAAAAGAAAAAAACTGGGGATTCATCAATGAAACTGGAAAAATAGTAATCCCAACACAATACGGAATTACAACAAACGGAATTATCGCCATGTTTGTACAGCAGGATAAAGGATTTATCGATGGTGTCGCAAGAGTAAAAAACGAAGGAAAATGGGGTTTTCTTAAACCAGACGGAACTGTAGTAAGCAATCAATGGTTTGAAAACGCTGAGTTATTTTCAAAATCAGAAAAAAAAGAGATCGTTGAAACTGCAGCTGAAAAACCAAAACAGGAAACAAAACAAGCAAAGCCGGCAACCAAATCTGCTGCCAAACCTGCTGTCAAAAAAAAGAAATAA
- the fabG gene encoding 3-oxoacyl-ACP reductase FabG has protein sequence MKCVLVTGGSRGIGSAICKKLAVEANYHILINYHSNKTAAEATLQEIQKLGATGEILGFDVSNFEEVQNTLTKWQEANPEALVEAIVNNAGITKDGLFMWMTPEDWNGVVNTSLNGFFNVTQFFIQKMLRNKYGRIVNMVSVSGVKGTAGQTNYSAAKGAIVAATKALAQEVAKRNITVNAVAPGFIRTDMTSQLDEKELLKLIPVNRFGEAEEVADLVSFLISKKASYITGEIININGGIYS, from the coding sequence ATGAAATGTGTATTAGTAACAGGCGGTTCGAGAGGAATTGGAAGTGCTATTTGTAAAAAATTAGCCGTCGAAGCCAATTACCATATTCTGATTAATTATCATTCGAATAAAACAGCTGCCGAAGCAACACTTCAGGAAATACAAAAATTAGGAGCAACGGGAGAAATTCTGGGTTTTGACGTTTCTAATTTTGAAGAGGTACAAAACACTTTAACAAAATGGCAGGAAGCCAATCCTGAAGCACTAGTTGAAGCTATTGTAAATAACGCCGGAATTACAAAAGATGGTCTTTTTATGTGGATGACTCCCGAAGATTGGAACGGAGTTGTGAACACAAGCTTAAACGGATTTTTTAATGTGACGCAGTTTTTCATTCAAAAAATGCTTCGAAATAAATATGGCAGAATTGTGAATATGGTTTCGGTTTCGGGCGTAAAAGGAACGGCTGGACAAACCAATTATTCCGCTGCAAAAGGCGCTATTGTTGCCGCTACAAAAGCATTAGCACAAGAAGTTGCCAAACGTAATATTACTGTAAATGCTGTGGCTCCTGGTTTTATCAGAACAGATATGACAAGTCAACTGGACGAAAAAGAATTATTAAAGCTAATTCCGGTGAATCGTTTTGGCGAAGCCGAAGAAGTTGCAGATTTGGTAAGCTTTTTGATTTCTAAAAAAGCAAGTTATATTACAGGAGAGATTATCAATATAAACGGAGGAATATATTCTTAA